Proteins encoded by one window of Nonlabens sp. YIK11:
- a CDS encoding TonB-dependent receptor: SEKVAINLKLKEDQLNVWFGNANLGLGTNERYEISNTVGLLRKDIKLFNLTKLNNISELAGSQVNSEQQLGSDGPVSRFSDPILNIDNLTSSKFSYNEDVFNNSLLNSFGVNKSLGSNVKLRSLTYYSSDRINKSNNSRTELYTSDDIIEYTENNDFESRDVIIGTDLELKYLTDNQTYYQYEFTYQTLPTNRDVLLDFNGETINQNQDLERQRFVNNLTVTKKISDGLLLNVNSYLGYNSLRDEYKIAPNIYSFIPGNDESSNIVTQSLSQPMLYAGASTEFINKWSNSNLGLKLDADYEHYDLDGDILLNNGFVSDTLTTRTGYQKVLFKGELQYAHNLNRFLKINSSISIAPTTTKLKGERRTFLFFNPNVGLTYKKNAFGTFGLNYSYNNDLPQSDRLNDGYLFENYRTIRRGFQNIESINSHNFSLRYYLRDYEKLFLINSSVLYRVSDRSYGIESDVSERVSIFQDVLLDGNSSLLFDFNFTRYLDILPISIKLGTQQSISRNSIAVNGNFEDIQSLTSNYRIQGTTYFKIPINFKFYSEYNFTRSDFNDQIFKNNYVESSIDLIYNLKKLLNLKLNATHYYINEDNFLFLNGDINYTPKKGSFSYTIKGRNLSDLNEFDDVQISSFQKRISSFDILPSYLLLNIKFRY, encoded by the coding sequence CAGTTGGTCTTTTAAGAAAAGATATCAAGCTTTTCAATCTAACAAAACTCAATAATATCAGCGAATTGGCAGGATCACAGGTCAATTCAGAGCAACAGTTGGGTTCAGATGGGCCAGTCAGCAGATTCAGTGACCCTATACTTAACATTGATAATCTAACTTCTTCTAAGTTTAGTTATAATGAAGATGTTTTCAATAATTCATTGCTGAACTCTTTTGGCGTCAATAAAAGTTTAGGGTCTAATGTTAAATTAAGAAGCTTGACCTATTATTCAAGTGATAGAATCAATAAATCAAATAATAGTAGAACTGAACTTTATACATCTGATGATATCATTGAATATACTGAAAACAATGATTTTGAATCGAGAGATGTTATAATTGGTACTGATTTGGAATTAAAATACTTGACTGATAACCAAACATATTATCAGTATGAATTTACCTATCAGACACTTCCTACCAATCGAGATGTGTTGTTAGATTTTAATGGTGAAACAATTAATCAAAATCAGGATTTGGAAAGACAAAGGTTCGTAAATAACCTTACTGTTACTAAAAAAATCTCTGATGGGTTATTGCTCAACGTAAACTCGTATCTAGGTTACAATTCCTTGCGAGATGAATATAAAATAGCCCCTAATATCTACAGCTTTATCCCAGGAAACGATGAGTCTTCTAATATTGTAACTCAATCCCTTAGTCAGCCCATGTTATATGCTGGCGCATCCACAGAATTCATTAATAAATGGTCGAACTCTAATTTAGGTCTAAAATTAGATGCTGATTACGAACATTATGATCTGGATGGAGATATTTTACTCAATAATGGGTTTGTGTCAGATACACTTACTACTAGAACTGGCTATCAAAAAGTCCTATTTAAAGGCGAACTTCAATACGCTCATAATTTGAACAGGTTTTTAAAAATAAACTCTTCAATATCCATAGCTCCAACAACTACTAAGCTCAAAGGTGAACGTAGAACCTTTTTATTTTTTAATCCTAATGTAGGTCTAACCTATAAAAAAAATGCATTCGGAACTTTTGGTTTGAATTATTCGTATAACAATGACCTTCCTCAATCAGACCGGCTCAATGATGGTTATCTATTCGAAAATTATAGGACTATTCGAAGAGGGTTTCAAAATATAGAAAGTATAAATAGCCACAATTTCAGCTTAAGATATTACCTAAGAGATTATGAAAAGCTTTTCCTAATTAATTCAAGCGTATTGTACCGTGTCTCAGATAGATCTTATGGTATAGAGAGTGATGTAAGTGAACGGGTAAGTATTTTTCAAGATGTATTACTGGATGGTAACAGCTCTTTATTATTTGACTTCAATTTCACGAGGTACTTGGACATACTACCCATCTCTATTAAACTAGGTACACAACAATCTATAAGCAGGAATAGCATCGCGGTTAATGGTAATTTTGAAGATATTCAAAGCTTAACTTCAAATTATCGTATTCAGGGAACTACCTACTTTAAAATCCCGATCAACTTTAAGTTCTATTCTGAATACAATTTTACAAGGTCAGACTTTAACGATCAGATATTCAAAAATAACTACGTGGAATCTTCTATTGATTTAATCTACAATTTGAAAAAATTGTTGAATCTAAAATTGAATGCTACGCACTACTATATCAATGAAGATAATTTTTTATTCCTGAACGGAGATATAAACTATACACCAAAAAAGGGTAGTTTTTCTTACACCATCAAAGGGCGAAATTTGAGTGATCTAAATGAGTTTGACGATGTGCAGATTTCAAGTTTTCAGAAGCGGATTTCAAGTTTTGATATTTTACCCTCATACCTATTACTGAACATAAAATT